A single genomic interval of Nonomuraea rubra harbors:
- a CDS encoding response regulator — MSIRVVVADDQELVRAGFSMILDAQPDIEVVAEAGDGAQAIAAVREHRPDLLLLDIRMPVMDGIEAARAVCADGDCRVLMLTTFDLDDYVYDALRAGASGFLLKDVRRDALVHAVRVVAAGESLLAPSVTTRLIADFTARAAPRTVAPPSERLSVLTGREQETLRMMARGLSNAEIAREMVVSEHTVKTHVSNVLTKLGLRDRVQAVIAAYEMGLIVPGDAR; from the coding sequence GTGAGCATCCGCGTCGTGGTGGCGGACGACCAGGAGCTGGTCCGCGCGGGGTTCAGCATGATCCTCGACGCCCAGCCGGACATCGAGGTCGTCGCCGAGGCGGGCGACGGCGCGCAGGCGATCGCCGCCGTCCGCGAGCACCGGCCCGACCTGCTCCTGCTCGACATCCGCATGCCGGTCATGGACGGCATCGAGGCCGCCCGCGCCGTCTGCGCCGACGGCGACTGCCGGGTCCTCATGCTCACCACGTTCGACCTGGACGACTACGTCTACGACGCGCTGCGGGCGGGGGCCAGCGGGTTCCTGCTCAAGGACGTCAGGCGCGACGCCCTGGTGCACGCCGTACGGGTGGTCGCGGCCGGCGAGTCGCTGCTCGCCCCCTCGGTCACCACCAGGCTCATCGCCGATTTCACCGCCCGCGCCGCCCCGCGCACCGTCGCGCCGCCGTCGGAGAGGCTGTCGGTGCTGACCGGGCGGGAGCAGGAGACGCTGCGGATGATGGCCAGGGGGCTGTCCAACGCGGAGATCGCGCGGGAGATGGTGGTCAGCGAGCACACGGTGAAGACGCACGTGAGCAACGTGCTGACCAAGCTGGGGCTGCGGGATCGGGTCCAGGCGGTGATCGCGGCGTACGAGATGGGGCTGATCGTGCCGGGCGACGCCCGCTGA
- a CDS encoding sugar phosphate isomerase/epimerase family protein, whose translation MCYGYGPSRRSLLAAGLGLGAAALAAASPAAAASPPHHHGGRERVPPGQISIQLWTVRDDLAQNYDTTLAYLAEAGYPKVELALGYFGRTARQLRDFLDGLGIEASSSHDGISPDDAALETKIENALTLGQTYMVVPYLASDSLDEWKGWAERMNVEALAARKAGLRYGYHNHAHEFTTDLGGGVTPWDVLTSELDPRLVHLEIDIYWAVTGGVGRGARDPVKFAIDVIRRAPQRVLQYHVKDRHLDGDMADLGTGTIDFRRVFDAHRVREYIVENDTPDVTPRQTSEVGYRYLRKLRF comes from the coding sequence ATGTGTTACGGCTACGGCCCCAGCAGGCGTTCCCTGCTCGCGGCGGGCCTCGGGCTGGGCGCCGCCGCCCTGGCCGCCGCGTCCCCTGCCGCCGCGGCGTCCCCGCCGCACCACCACGGCGGCAGGGAACGCGTCCCTCCCGGCCAGATCAGCATCCAGCTCTGGACGGTCCGCGACGACCTGGCCCAGAACTACGACACCACCCTCGCCTACCTCGCCGAGGCCGGATACCCGAAGGTCGAGCTGGCGCTGGGCTACTTCGGCCGTACGGCGCGGCAGTTACGCGACTTCCTCGACGGGCTCGGCATCGAGGCCAGCTCCAGCCACGACGGCATCAGCCCCGACGACGCCGCGCTGGAGACGAAGATCGAGAACGCGCTGACGCTCGGCCAGACCTACATGGTCGTGCCGTACCTGGCCTCGGACAGCCTGGACGAGTGGAAGGGCTGGGCCGAGCGGATGAACGTCGAGGCGCTGGCCGCCCGCAAGGCGGGGCTGCGCTACGGCTACCACAACCACGCCCACGAGTTCACCACCGACCTCGGCGGCGGGGTGACCCCGTGGGACGTGCTCACCTCCGAGCTCGACCCGCGCCTGGTCCACCTGGAGATCGACATCTACTGGGCGGTCACGGGCGGCGTCGGGCGCGGGGCCAGGGACCCGGTGAAGTTCGCGATCGACGTCATCAGGCGGGCGCCGCAGCGAGTGCTGCAGTACCACGTCAAGGACCGGCACCTGGACGGTGACATGGCCGACCTGGGCACCGGCACGATCGACTTCCGCCGGGTCTTCGACGCCCACCGGGTCAGGGAGTACATCGTCGAGAACGACACCCCGGACGTGACGCCGAGGCAGACGTCGGAGGTGGGCTACCGCTACCTGCGCAAGCTCCGCTTCTAG
- a CDS encoding PQQ-dependent sugar dehydrogenase has translation MSARTVMAALTAATLLMPAAAAQAGVAAPPPDSQFQKVTLNDNPGEPMDLAVLPDSRVLHTTRKGEVWLHDPKTGLNTLAADLDVYEHDEEGLQSVALSPGFGKGSKKDDWVYLYYSPPLNTPVDDPATPDVNEGDAPFTGTPADFAPFKGLIRLSRFRWSGTTIDLRTEQRILDVPVDRGICCHVGGDIVFDAAGDLYLSTGDDTNPFQSDGFTPIDERADRNPAFDAQRSSGNTNDLRGKILRISVRENGSYTIPRGNLFRPGTAGTRPEIYAMGLRNPFRIELNRRTGELYVADYSPDQQEADPARGPAGHGKWTVVRKAGNYGWPYCATARLPYVDYDFATGASGAPFDCAAPVNESPHNTGLRRLPPVVQPDVWYSYGPSQEFPELGTGGIGPMAGPAYAFDPSDTRGRTAVGWPRYYDGVPLFYEWTRDYVKAFHDNGRRIEPVLPSFVFDNPMDLEFGPDGALYVLEYGDGFFSENPDAQLARIDYIGNTGNHTPIPVAQASATSGLAPLAVTFTSTGTADADGDRIRYAWDFDADGRVDSRSPSGSYTYAENGIYHATLRVTDPSGRSAATSVRIVVGNAAPVVELVRPVAGQPFTFGDLVEFEVRVTDDQAVDCANVTVDYILGHDDHGHPQTTARGCTGSIQTTEPSGHDPETDELTGVFVATYTDPGTGGLPPLTSSTQVVLEPTS, from the coding sequence ATGAGCGCGAGAACCGTGATGGCGGCCCTGACTGCTGCGACGCTCCTGATGCCGGCAGCCGCCGCCCAGGCAGGCGTGGCCGCGCCGCCGCCCGACTCCCAGTTCCAGAAGGTGACGCTCAACGACAACCCGGGCGAGCCCATGGACCTGGCGGTGTTACCCGATTCCAGGGTGCTGCACACGACCAGGAAGGGCGAGGTCTGGTTACACGACCCGAAGACCGGCCTCAACACGCTGGCCGCCGACCTCGACGTCTACGAGCACGACGAGGAGGGACTGCAGAGCGTCGCCCTCAGCCCCGGCTTCGGCAAGGGCTCGAAGAAGGACGACTGGGTCTACCTCTACTACTCACCCCCGCTGAACACCCCGGTCGACGACCCCGCCACCCCGGACGTCAACGAGGGCGACGCCCCGTTCACCGGCACCCCGGCGGACTTCGCCCCCTTCAAGGGCCTGATCAGGCTGTCCCGCTTCCGCTGGAGCGGCACCACCATCGACCTGCGTACCGAGCAGCGCATCCTCGACGTCCCGGTGGACCGGGGCATCTGCTGCCACGTCGGCGGCGACATCGTCTTCGACGCCGCCGGCGACCTCTACCTGTCCACCGGCGACGACACGAACCCGTTCCAGTCCGACGGCTTCACCCCGATCGACGAGCGCGCCGACAGGAACCCGGCCTTCGACGCCCAGCGCAGCTCCGGCAACACCAACGACCTGCGCGGCAAGATCCTGCGCATCAGCGTCCGCGAGAACGGCTCGTACACCATCCCCAGGGGCAACCTCTTCAGGCCGGGCACGGCGGGCACCCGGCCGGAGATCTACGCGATGGGCCTGCGCAACCCGTTCAGGATCGAGCTGAACCGGCGCACCGGCGAGCTGTACGTCGCCGACTACTCGCCCGACCAGCAGGAGGCCGACCCGGCGCGCGGGCCGGCGGGACACGGGAAGTGGACGGTCGTCCGTAAGGCGGGCAACTACGGCTGGCCGTACTGCGCGACGGCGCGGCTGCCGTACGTGGACTACGACTTCGCCACCGGCGCCTCGGGAGCCCCGTTCGACTGCGCGGCGCCGGTGAACGAGTCGCCGCACAACACCGGGCTGCGCCGGTTGCCGCCGGTCGTGCAGCCGGACGTGTGGTACTCGTACGGGCCGTCGCAGGAGTTCCCCGAACTGGGCACCGGCGGCATCGGCCCGATGGCGGGACCGGCCTACGCCTTCGACCCGTCCGACACGCGCGGCCGGACGGCCGTGGGCTGGCCGCGCTACTACGACGGCGTCCCGCTCTTCTACGAGTGGACCCGCGACTACGTCAAGGCGTTCCACGACAACGGCAGGCGGATCGAGCCCGTGCTGCCGTCGTTCGTCTTCGACAACCCGATGGACCTGGAGTTCGGCCCCGACGGCGCGCTCTACGTCCTGGAGTACGGCGACGGCTTCTTCAGCGAGAACCCGGACGCCCAGCTCGCCCGCATCGACTACATCGGCAACACCGGCAACCACACGCCGATCCCGGTCGCGCAGGCGTCGGCGACGAGCGGCCTGGCCCCGCTCGCCGTCACCTTCACCAGCACCGGCACGGCCGACGCCGACGGCGACCGGATCCGCTACGCGTGGGACTTCGACGCCGACGGCCGGGTGGACTCCCGCAGCCCGAGCGGTTCGTACACGTACGCGGAGAACGGCATCTACCACGCCACCCTGCGGGTCACCGACCCGAGCGGCAGGTCGGCGGCCACGTCGGTGCGGATCGTGGTCGGCAACGCCGCGCCGGTCGTCGAGCTGGTGCGGCCGGTGGCCGGCCAGCCGTTCACGTTCGGCGACCTCGTCGAGTTCGAGGTGCGCGTCACCGACGACCAGGCGGTGGACTGCGCGAACGTGACCGTGGACTACATCCTCGGCCACGACGACCACGGCCACCCGCAGACCACGGCCCGCGGTTGCACGGGCTCGATCCAGACCACCGAGCCGAGCGGCCACGACCCGGAAACCGACGAACTGACCGGCGTCTTCGTGGCCACCTACACCGACCCCGGCACCGGGGGCCTGCCCCCGCTGACCTCCAGCACGCAGGTCGTGCTCGAGCCCACCAGTTAA
- a CDS encoding glycerophosphodiester phosphodiesterase — translation MFHSLGVVITAFITAAPPQVDNIAHRGGSANAPENTIAACAVARTQRADVCEFDVQQTKDHQLVLMHDETLSRTTNVEKIFPRRKPWWVSDFTLAEIERLDAGSWFAPRFRGEGVPTLKRALESMRDTGTGLLLEIKHSPRSPDIDRRVAAELQEERESWSPERLTVQAFGWQSMRLLRDMVPGLPIALLGKPAAGGLAEVARYADGLTLPHAGLTARYVKKVHDRGMRVYTWSADRPALIRRLVSFGVDGIMTNRPDLLRAVVRRG, via the coding sequence ATGTTCCACTCTCTCGGTGTCGTCATCACCGCGTTCATCACCGCCGCGCCGCCGCAGGTGGACAACATCGCCCACCGCGGCGGCTCGGCGAACGCGCCCGAGAACACCATCGCGGCCTGCGCCGTGGCCAGGACCCAGCGGGCGGACGTCTGCGAGTTCGACGTCCAGCAGACCAAGGACCACCAGCTGGTGCTGATGCACGACGAGACCCTGAGCCGGACCACGAACGTCGAGAAGATCTTCCCCCGGCGCAAACCGTGGTGGGTCTCCGACTTCACGCTCGCGGAGATCGAACGGCTGGACGCGGGCTCGTGGTTCGCCCCGCGCTTCCGCGGCGAGGGCGTGCCCACGCTCAAGCGGGCCCTGGAGTCGATGCGCGACACCGGCACCGGGCTGCTGCTGGAGATCAAGCACTCCCCGCGCAGCCCGGACATCGACCGCCGCGTGGCCGCCGAGCTGCAGGAGGAGCGCGAGTCCTGGAGCCCGGAGCGGCTGACCGTGCAGGCGTTCGGCTGGCAGTCGATGCGGCTCCTGCGCGACATGGTGCCCGGCCTGCCCATCGCCCTGCTCGGCAAGCCCGCCGCCGGCGGCCTCGCGGAGGTGGCCAGGTACGCCGACGGCCTCACCCTCCCGCACGCCGGCCTCACCGCCCGGTACGTGAAGAAGGTGCACGATCGCGGCATGCGCGTCTACACCTGGTCGGCCGACCGGCCCGCCCTCATCCGCCGGCTCGTCTCGTTCGGCGTGGACGGCATCATGACCAACCGGCCCGACCTCCTCCGGGCCGTCGTACGTCGCGGGTGA
- a CDS encoding MFS transporter yields the protein MAKSTERIESAQPGHALGAAERLDLQLLWTGSTASHLGNMASTVTAPLLALTLTGSPVFAGWVAAAGTLPRILLHLPAGVLADYSNRRRVMVGSMVIRAALAVLMVGCLIAGGAGTVYLLPLVSIAQGVCVVLYSAAETAAMPRLVRPGRLARALTDHVQAGAGQRGQHGAAAGDQGEQCGFTDQRLLL from the coding sequence TTGGCCAAAAGCACCGAAAGAATCGAAAGCGCACAACCGGGCCATGCCCTCGGTGCGGCGGAGCGGCTGGACCTGCAGCTCCTGTGGACCGGCTCCACCGCCTCGCACCTGGGAAACATGGCCTCCACGGTGACCGCACCCCTGCTCGCGCTCACGCTCACCGGCTCGCCGGTTTTCGCCGGATGGGTGGCTGCCGCCGGCACACTGCCGCGGATCCTGCTGCACTTGCCCGCCGGGGTGCTGGCCGACTACTCCAACCGGCGCCGCGTGATGGTCGGCAGCATGGTCATCCGCGCCGCGCTGGCCGTGCTGATGGTGGGCTGCCTGATCGCCGGAGGTGCGGGCACCGTGTACCTGCTGCCCTTGGTCAGCATCGCGCAGGGCGTCTGCGTCGTGCTCTACAGCGCGGCCGAGACGGCCGCCATGCCCAGGCTGGTGCGGCCCGGGCGGCTGGCCAGGGCCCTCACTGATCACGTACAAGCCGGCGCCGGACAGCGCGGCCAGCACGGCGCTGCCGCCGGTGATCAGGGTGAGCAGTGCGGTTTCACTGATCAACGACTCCTCCTATGA
- a CDS encoding sensor histidine kinase, producing the protein MSESRFVARFRRWYGTLPTTLVDGALAALVLLVQLWPFLSRDNPHGEPWHWWGYAVVIASAVPLIWRRRAPVLVLLAACIPTGFYDLVDEVASQPIWYTGLVALYTLAAYSSRWKRWIAFGVTLGGGLLIVGSAESALRGTVQFVAAYAIGRAAAASRAHAAALEERAVRLAREREIEAERAAERERARIARDMHDILAHAVSVMVVQAEAGPVAVTSNPARAVAAFDAIAGAGRDAMDQLRRLLNVLKEEDGPRGPQPTIEGLPALADQIRGTGLNVTYSTTGSPRPLSPDTEVAAYRITQEALTNIVKHAGAARADIALTWQDHALMIDITDDGRGRDPRLPSGGNGLIGIRERAAACGGTAELGPRAGGAGFRVLVRLPLAAS; encoded by the coding sequence ATGTCCGAGTCACGGTTCGTCGCGCGGTTCCGTCGCTGGTACGGCACGCTGCCGACGACCCTGGTGGACGGGGCGCTCGCCGCGCTGGTGCTGCTCGTGCAGCTCTGGCCGTTCCTGTCCCGGGACAACCCGCACGGCGAGCCCTGGCACTGGTGGGGTTACGCGGTGGTGATCGCCTCCGCGGTGCCGCTGATCTGGCGGCGCCGCGCGCCGGTGCTCGTGCTGCTGGCCGCCTGCATCCCCACGGGCTTCTACGACCTCGTGGACGAGGTGGCCTCCCAGCCCATCTGGTACACGGGGCTGGTGGCCCTCTACACCCTGGCCGCGTACTCCAGCAGGTGGAAGCGGTGGATCGCGTTCGGCGTCACGCTCGGCGGTGGCCTGCTCATCGTCGGCTCGGCCGAGTCGGCGCTGCGCGGAACCGTGCAGTTCGTCGCCGCGTACGCCATCGGCCGCGCGGCCGCCGCCTCCCGTGCCCACGCCGCCGCGCTGGAGGAGCGTGCCGTCCGGCTCGCCCGCGAGCGGGAGATCGAGGCCGAACGCGCCGCCGAGCGCGAGCGGGCCAGGATCGCCCGCGACATGCACGACATCCTCGCCCACGCGGTCAGCGTCATGGTCGTCCAGGCCGAGGCCGGCCCGGTGGCGGTCACCTCGAACCCGGCCAGGGCCGTGGCCGCCTTCGATGCCATCGCGGGCGCCGGGCGCGACGCCATGGACCAGCTCCGCCGCCTGCTGAACGTGCTCAAGGAGGAGGACGGCCCGCGCGGCCCGCAGCCCACCATCGAGGGGCTGCCCGCCCTCGCCGACCAGATCCGGGGAACCGGGCTGAACGTGACATACTCCACCACGGGCTCGCCCCGGCCGCTGTCACCCGACACCGAGGTGGCCGCGTACCGCATCACCCAGGAAGCCCTCACCAACATCGTCAAGCACGCGGGCGCCGCCCGCGCCGACATCGCTCTCACCTGGCAGGACCACGCACTCATGATCGACATCACCGACGACGGCCGCGGCCGGGACCCGAGGCTCCCGTCGGGCGGCAACGGCCTGATCGGCATCCGCGAGCGCGCCGCCGCGTGCGGCGGCACCGCCGAGCTCGGCCCGCGCGCCGGCGGCGCGGGCTTCCGGGTGCTGGTCCGGCTTCCGCTGGCGGCGTCGTGA
- a CDS encoding serine hydrolase domain-containing protein codes for MLKTAAACLALATVLVAAPAQADTPTPEPTSRPCPPPAVVEPDPDAVIPPVDQAALSRAIGGLPAADATAAVVRVGGTKGSWQGVSGVADLRTRREASEHVRFRAGSVTKMFTTAVVLQLVAEGRLALGDTVQDHLPGLLPASYPEIQVGQLLNHTSGLPAPGLPDGFEYVYETRFKKWTPQEYVAQAVRNPIEFAPGTRQHYLNINTFVAGLLIERITGKTYEHEVTNRILRPVGMRHSYLPGTSTTIKGPHHRGYQSVPAGFENAVRYGDGHVVDMTRMSVTSTWASGDLISTAADLEKFVKALFSGKVVPRAQLEPMFTVPDVTMFDECGNRPATYTSGLTRMVLPGGIVGYGKTGARYGYASGVGATRDLSRTLVYSVNSTDAKGSGQNERTLGIVVAAFS; via the coding sequence TTGCTGAAGACCGCAGCCGCCTGCCTCGCCCTGGCCACCGTCCTCGTGGCGGCGCCCGCCCAGGCGGACACACCCACCCCCGAGCCCACCTCGCGGCCCTGCCCGCCGCCCGCCGTCGTCGAGCCGGACCCCGACGCCGTGATCCCGCCGGTCGACCAGGCGGCACTGAGCCGGGCCATCGGCGGCCTGCCCGCGGCCGACGCCACCGCGGCCGTGGTCCGGGTGGGCGGCACGAAGGGCTCGTGGCAGGGTGTGAGCGGGGTCGCCGACCTGAGGACGCGGCGCGAGGCGTCCGAGCACGTACGCTTCCGCGCCGGCAGCGTGACCAAGATGTTCACCACGGCGGTCGTGCTGCAGCTCGTCGCCGAGGGCAGGCTGGCGCTCGGCGACACCGTCCAGGACCACCTGCCCGGCCTGCTGCCCGCCTCCTACCCGGAGATCCAGGTGGGCCAGCTGCTGAACCACACCAGCGGCCTGCCCGCCCCCGGCCTTCCCGACGGCTTCGAGTACGTCTACGAGACCAGGTTCAAGAAGTGGACGCCGCAAGAGTACGTGGCCCAGGCCGTACGCAACCCGATCGAGTTCGCCCCGGGCACCAGGCAGCACTACCTGAACATCAACACGTTCGTGGCCGGCCTGCTGATCGAGCGGATCACGGGGAAGACGTACGAGCACGAGGTGACGAACCGGATCCTGCGCCCGGTCGGCATGCGGCACAGCTACCTGCCCGGCACCTCGACCACCATCAAGGGGCCGCACCACCGGGGCTACCAGAGCGTGCCCGCGGGCTTCGAGAACGCCGTCCGCTACGGCGACGGGCACGTGGTCGACATGACCAGGATGAGCGTCACCTCGACCTGGGCCTCGGGCGACCTGATCTCGACGGCCGCGGACCTGGAGAAGTTCGTCAAGGCGCTGTTCTCCGGCAAGGTCGTGCCGCGGGCCCAGCTCGAACCCATGTTCACCGTCCCGGACGTCACCATGTTCGACGAGTGCGGCAACCGGCCCGCGACCTACACCTCCGGCCTGACCAGGATGGTGCTGCCGGGCGGGATCGTGGGCTACGGCAAGACGGGCGCGCGCTACGGCTACGCCAGCGGGGTCGGCGCGACCAGGGACCTGTCGAGGACCTTGGTCTACTCCGTCAACTCCACCGACGCCAAGGGCTCAGGCCAGAACGAGCGCACGCTCGGCATCGTGGTGGCCGCCTTCTCCTGA
- a CDS encoding S1C family serine protease translates to MDANEPRTGGWSQFGDTPPSAGGFTRPNPVMPPPPPPRRAGFVLTRKAIAGLALAAVAAMSAAALGGGAVGAYLAGAGERPVVTTTASNPSPVFRTAADQYTVAQVAEKVQPSVVMIQGQTSEGSGVVLSEDGYILTNNHVVSGQNGGLTVKFNDGKTAKATVVGTDPATDLAVIKAEGVSGLAKVALGDSDQLKVGDDVLAIGSPLGLDGTVTSGIISALDRTVTSGSGRPDQQLPPGWGGQEQQQEETTTLGGMIQTDAAINPGNSGGALVNAAGELVGINSAVAADGVNLGFAIPVNTAKHVSEQLISKGTVSHVFLGVSVTDASGDVSGALIRQVTKGSPAEKAGLRQGDLITKIGETPVQGGDTVVGQVRGYKVGQQVAITYQRDGEEHTVTVTMQEPKQQ, encoded by the coding sequence ATGGACGCGAACGAGCCGCGCACCGGTGGTTGGAGCCAGTTCGGTGACACCCCGCCCTCCGCCGGAGGGTTCACCAGGCCGAACCCCGTGATGCCGCCGCCTCCGCCGCCGAGGCGCGCCGGGTTCGTGCTGACCCGCAAGGCGATCGCCGGGCTGGCGCTGGCCGCCGTGGCCGCCATGTCGGCGGCGGCGCTGGGCGGCGGGGCCGTGGGCGCGTACCTGGCGGGGGCCGGCGAGCGGCCCGTCGTGACCACCACCGCGAGCAACCCGAGCCCGGTCTTCCGCACCGCGGCCGACCAGTACACGGTGGCGCAGGTGGCGGAGAAGGTGCAGCCGTCCGTGGTGATGATCCAGGGCCAGACGAGCGAGGGCTCGGGCGTGGTGCTGTCGGAGGACGGATACATCCTGACCAACAACCACGTCGTCTCGGGGCAGAACGGCGGCCTGACGGTCAAGTTCAACGACGGCAAGACGGCCAAGGCGACCGTGGTCGGCACCGACCCGGCCACCGACCTGGCCGTGATCAAGGCCGAGGGCGTGTCGGGGCTGGCCAAGGTGGCGCTCGGGGACAGCGACCAGCTCAAGGTGGGCGACGACGTGCTGGCCATCGGCAGCCCGCTGGGCCTGGACGGAACGGTGACCTCCGGCATCATCAGCGCGCTGGACCGTACCGTGACGTCCGGGAGCGGCCGGCCCGACCAGCAGCTCCCGCCGGGCTGGGGCGGGCAGGAGCAGCAGCAGGAGGAGACGACCACGCTCGGCGGCATGATCCAGACCGACGCGGCGATCAACCCGGGCAACTCCGGCGGCGCCCTGGTGAACGCGGCGGGCGAGCTGGTCGGCATCAACAGCGCGGTCGCCGCCGACGGCGTCAACCTCGGCTTCGCGATCCCCGTGAACACCGCCAAGCACGTCTCGGAGCAGCTCATCAGCAAGGGCACGGTGAGCCACGTGTTCCTGGGCGTGAGCGTCACCGACGCCAGCGGCGACGTGTCCGGGGCGCTCATCCGGCAGGTGACCAAGGGCAGCCCCGCCGAGAAGGCCGGGCTGCGGCAGGGGGACCTGATCACCAAGATCGGCGAGACGCCGGTCCAGGGCGGCGACACGGTCGTCGGGCAGGTGCGCGGCTACAAGGTCGGCCAGCAGGTGGCCATCACGTACCAGCGTGACGGCGAGGAGCACACGGTCACCGTCACCATGCAGGAGCCGAAGCAGCAGTAA
- a CDS encoding trypsin-like serine peptidase, translating into MHRRVSLLSAVALALAGALVPAGAAQAGAANDPRPAGWTATDSQAERRTVSQYWTTQRMLAAQPLDAPAPRRTQSRGPSEGDPWATRGATNTRRSPWTTRGAAWSVGGTAPVTAARQALVPNSPGLQWTDGGAVVRTTGRVFFTTADGRNSSCSGSAVTSANESVVITAGHCVKLNGAAHRNWVFVPAFDDGRRPFGTWVASAMLTTQRWNAREDINFDVAAVVVAPLNGRTLTDVVGGQGVAFNQARQRQMFAFGYPAADPFDGSELIYCSGRAFNDTVMTRDQGLRCNMTGGSSGGPWFQGFDESTGLGWLNSVNSFTYNFAPNFMFGPFFGDEAMAVYQAAQNADAL; encoded by the coding sequence ATGCACCGCAGAGTCAGCCTGCTCTCCGCCGTCGCCCTCGCCCTGGCAGGCGCCCTGGTACCGGCGGGTGCCGCGCAGGCCGGGGCCGCGAACGACCCCAGGCCCGCCGGCTGGACCGCCACGGATTCGCAGGCGGAGCGCAGGACCGTCTCGCAGTACTGGACCACGCAGCGCATGCTCGCGGCACAGCCCCTCGACGCGCCCGCGCCGCGGCGTACCCAGTCGCGCGGCCCGTCGGAGGGCGACCCGTGGGCCACCCGCGGCGCCACCAACACCCGCCGCAGCCCGTGGACCACGCGCGGCGCCGCGTGGTCGGTCGGCGGCACCGCGCCTGTCACCGCCGCGCGGCAGGCCCTGGTGCCCAACAGCCCGGGGTTGCAGTGGACGGACGGCGGCGCGGTCGTGCGCACCACCGGCCGGGTCTTCTTCACCACCGCCGACGGCCGCAACTCCTCCTGCTCCGGCTCGGCCGTGACCAGCGCGAACGAGAGCGTGGTGATCACCGCCGGGCACTGCGTGAAGCTGAACGGGGCCGCGCACAGGAACTGGGTGTTCGTGCCGGCCTTCGACGACGGGCGGCGCCCGTTCGGCACCTGGGTGGCCAGCGCGATGCTCACCACCCAGCGGTGGAACGCCAGGGAGGACATCAACTTCGACGTGGCCGCCGTCGTGGTGGCGCCGCTGAACGGGCGGACGCTGACCGACGTCGTGGGCGGGCAGGGGGTCGCCTTCAACCAGGCCAGGCAGCGGCAGATGTTCGCCTTCGGGTACCCGGCGGCCGATCCGTTCGACGGGTCGGAGCTGATCTACTGCAGCGGGCGCGCGTTCAACGACACCGTCATGACCCGTGACCAGGGGCTGCGCTGCAACATGACCGGCGGGTCGAGCGGCGGGCCCTGGTTCCAGGGCTTCGACGAGTCCACCGGCCTCGGCTGGCTGAACTCCGTCAACAGCTTCACCTACAACTTCGCCCCGAACTTCATGTTCGGCCCCTTCTTCGGCGACGAGGCCATGGCCGTCTACCAGGCGGCGCAGAACGCCGACGCCCTCTGA